From Aureibacillus halotolerans, the proteins below share one genomic window:
- a CDS encoding GrpB family protein, whose protein sequence is MKVRLTPFSVEWAQLFQDEATHLKAIFGGLITEFEHFGSTSVPEMKAKPVIDMMCIVNDISAVDAFNEKMNALGYDIAGEWGISGRRLFRKGGEHRTHHIHFYQYDNPQIERHLIFRDYLRNHPEEVARYSHFKEVLAEQFENTNEYSRAKKAFVTEMEQLALTWYKETRG, encoded by the coding sequence ATGAAAGTTCGCCTTACACCTTTTAGCGTTGAATGGGCTCAACTGTTCCAAGATGAGGCCACTCATTTGAAAGCTATTTTTGGAGGCTTAATCACTGAGTTTGAACACTTCGGCAGCACTTCGGTTCCTGAGATGAAAGCCAAACCCGTCATTGATATGATGTGTATTGTTAATGATATCTCGGCTGTTGATGCGTTTAATGAGAAAATGAATGCCTTAGGATACGATATCGCTGGAGAGTGGGGCATATCCGGAAGAAGATTATTCCGAAAAGGTGGAGAGCATCGAACCCATCACATTCACTTTTATCAATACGACAACCCTCAAATTGAACGCCATCTTATTTTTAGAGATTATCTCCGTAACCATCCAGAAGAAGTAGCTAGATACAGCCATTTTAAAGAAGTGCTCGCGGAACAATTTGAGAATACGAACGAGTATAGCCGAGCCAAAAAAGCATTTGTAACTGAAATGGAGCAATTAGCGCTTACTTGGTACAAAGAAACAAGAGGTTAA
- a CDS encoding beta-galactosidase, with the protein MTKKWTTIHPNVKGMMHGGDYNPDQWQHLPEAIDEDFRLMKLAHANAFSVNIFGWSALEREEGVYTFGWLDDIMDRLAEQGAHAILATPSGARPAWMSEKYPEVLRIEENRKRNLHGRRHNHCFTSPVYRQKTQEMNRMLAERYKNHPALVMWHVSNEYSGTCHCDLCQAAFRQWLKQKYNNDLDQLNKAWWTGFWSHTYTSWEQIESPAPHGENEVHALTLDWRRFTTDQTVDFYRNEIAPLREITPDIPLTTNFMGNYPRMKPFVGLNYAKFANDIDVISWDAYPAWHNPWQSNAELARDVAFVHNLYRSMKGGKPFLILECTPSFVNWQKVNKAKRPGMHLLSSLQSIAHGSDSVMYFQWRKGLGSSEKFHGAVVDHTGRDDTRVFRDVAEVGKSLGQLSDVAGTSVEANVAIVFDWENEWAIQDAQGFATEDKKYIETLEEHYRYFWERGISVDVITPNQSMDDYKLIICPMLYMIPEGFAEKTEAYVQNGGTFVTTYATGLVNETDLAFTTGGPGPFQKLLGIRTEEIDTLYPEETREIVTTKGVKYKAQEYCELIHAEDAESIAFFTSDFYADQPAATVRTHGKGKAYYIASRNEESFQDAFYEGVAKDLDINTPYGIVVPKGVSLQVRTDGDWDYLFVMNFSESPQRVQLGEQVFEDMLAETTSSNTLHLEKYGVRVLKTKRN; encoded by the coding sequence ATGACAAAGAAGTGGACTACAATCCATCCAAATGTAAAAGGGATGATGCACGGTGGAGATTACAACCCTGACCAATGGCAACATCTTCCTGAGGCAATTGATGAAGATTTTCGTTTAATGAAGCTCGCGCACGCAAATGCATTCTCTGTGAATATTTTTGGCTGGAGCGCTCTTGAGCGTGAAGAGGGTGTTTACACCTTTGGTTGGCTAGACGACATCATGGATCGCTTGGCTGAGCAGGGGGCGCATGCGATATTGGCCACACCAAGTGGCGCGCGTCCAGCTTGGATGAGTGAAAAGTATCCTGAAGTGCTGCGAATTGAGGAAAATCGGAAACGAAACTTGCATGGGCGCCGACACAACCATTGCTTTACGTCTCCAGTGTATCGTCAAAAAACGCAAGAAATGAACCGTATGCTAGCAGAGCGGTACAAGAATCATCCGGCGCTTGTGATGTGGCATGTGTCGAATGAATATAGTGGAACCTGTCATTGTGACTTGTGTCAGGCTGCGTTCCGTCAGTGGTTAAAGCAAAAATACAACAACGATTTGGATCAGCTGAACAAAGCATGGTGGACAGGCTTCTGGAGTCACACATATACAAGCTGGGAGCAAATTGAATCACCTGCCCCGCACGGTGAGAACGAGGTACATGCCCTTACACTTGACTGGCGTCGTTTTACAACCGACCAAACGGTGGATTTTTATCGCAACGAAATTGCGCCACTACGAGAAATCACGCCAGACATTCCATTAACAACAAATTTTATGGGCAATTATCCACGTATGAAACCATTTGTAGGGTTGAATTACGCAAAATTCGCAAACGATATCGATGTTATTTCATGGGACGCCTACCCAGCTTGGCATAACCCTTGGCAGTCCAATGCCGAACTAGCAAGAGATGTTGCATTCGTGCACAATCTCTATCGTTCTATGAAAGGCGGCAAGCCCTTTTTAATCTTGGAATGCACGCCAAGCTTCGTCAATTGGCAAAAAGTCAACAAAGCAAAACGTCCAGGCATGCACTTGCTGTCTTCTCTACAATCCATCGCGCACGGTTCGGATTCAGTGATGTATTTTCAGTGGCGTAAAGGACTTGGATCGTCTGAAAAATTTCACGGCGCTGTTGTGGATCACACCGGGCGTGACGACACACGCGTATTCCGAGACGTTGCAGAGGTCGGTAAATCACTCGGTCAGCTTAGTGATGTGGCAGGAACATCCGTCGAGGCGAACGTGGCTATCGTTTTTGATTGGGAAAACGAATGGGCAATTCAAGACGCCCAAGGCTTTGCCACAGAAGACAAAAAGTATATTGAGACACTGGAAGAGCATTATCGCTACTTCTGGGAGCGTGGCATTAGCGTTGACGTAATTACGCCGAATCAATCAATGGATGACTACAAGCTCATTATCTGTCCGATGCTGTACATGATTCCAGAAGGATTTGCCGAGAAAACGGAAGCGTACGTACAAAATGGTGGTACCTTCGTGACGACGTATGCAACTGGGCTTGTCAATGAGACCGATCTCGCCTTTACGACAGGTGGACCAGGACCGTTTCAGAAGCTTCTTGGCATTCGTACAGAAGAGATTGATACGCTGTACCCTGAAGAAACTCGTGAGATTGTGACAACCAAAGGGGTTAAATACAAGGCGCAGGAGTATTGTGAACTCATCCACGCCGAGGATGCAGAGTCCATTGCTTTCTTTACTTCTGATTTCTATGCGGATCAACCCGCAGCAACCGTTCGAACTCATGGCAAAGGAAAAGCATACTACATCGCTTCTCGTAATGAAGAGTCGTTTCAAGATGCATTCTATGAAGGTGTTGCAAAGGATCTCGACATCAACACACCGTATGGCATCGTTGTGCCGAAGGGCGTATCTTTACAAGTGCGCACAGACGGCGATTGGGATTATCTCTTTGTTATGAACTTTTCCGAGTCACCACAGCGTGTGCAGCTTGGAGAGCAAGTCTTTGAAGATATGTTGGCAGAGACGACAAGCTCGAACACCCTTCACCTCGAGAAATATGGTGTTCGCGTGCTGAAGACGAAACGCAACTAA